In Zunongwangia profunda SM-A87, the following proteins share a genomic window:
- a CDS encoding geranylgeranylglycerol-phosphate geranylgeranyltransferase codes for MASLMNKRFLLKMLSLFSVVRGYNILMIVIAQYLASAFILAPNLPLREVFFDDNLFFLILSTASVIASGYIINNFYDSEKDLINRPKKTMLDRIVGQRTKLSVYFILNMFAVFFASYVSFKTVVFFSLYIFSIWFYSHRLKRILFVGNLVASVIAIIPFFAVFVYYGNTETVIFIHAAFLFLMIAMRELVKDLENIRGDLALNYHTIPVVYGEKWSKLFLGILFLISIIPTLLLTQKFNVGYMHYYFYASFFLLTLFMLILYFSKTKWQYLILHNILKFIIVAGVFSILLIDPDTLLNRVF; via the coding sequence ATGGCTTCGCTAATGAATAAGCGTTTTTTGCTTAAGATGCTAAGCCTCTTTTCTGTGGTACGCGGTTATAATATTTTGATGATCGTTATTGCCCAATACCTGGCTTCAGCTTTTATACTTGCACCAAATCTTCCGTTGCGTGAGGTTTTTTTTGATGATAATCTTTTTTTCCTGATTTTAAGTACGGCAAGCGTAATTGCTTCAGGGTATATTATCAATAACTTTTACGATAGCGAGAAGGATCTGATAAATCGCCCCAAAAAAACAATGTTGGACAGGATCGTAGGACAGCGAACAAAACTTTCGGTATATTTTATACTAAATATGTTTGCGGTATTTTTTGCCAGCTATGTGTCTTTTAAAACCGTTGTTTTTTTTTCCCTGTATATTTTTTCCATTTGGTTTTATTCGCATCGTTTAAAGAGAATTCTTTTTGTGGGAAACCTAGTTGCTTCCGTTATTGCCATCATTCCATTTTTTGCGGTGTTCGTATATTATGGGAATACTGAAACGGTGATTTTTATTCACGCTGCATTTTTATTCTTGATGATTGCCATGCGGGAGCTGGTAAAAGACCTTGAAAACATAAGGGGAGATCTGGCTCTAAATTATCATACTATTCCTGTTGTTTATGGAGAAAAATGGAGTAAGCTATTTTTAGGGATTTTATTCTTAATTTCTATCATTCCTACCTTATTACTTACCCAAAAGTTTAATGTGGGCTATATGCATTATTATTTTTATGCCAGCTTTTTTTTACTAACATTATTTATGTTGATTCTTTATTTCAGCAAAACAAAGTGGCAGTACCTGATACTCCACAATATCCTGAAATTTATTATTGTAGCCGGGGTTTTTAGTATCTTACTTATTGATCCTGATACCCTTTTAAATAGAGTGTTCTAA
- a CDS encoding mevalonate kinase family protein: MKGPLFYSKILLFGEYGIIKDSKGLSIPYNFYNGALKVSAEPTAKAKESNEHLRRFSNYLNTLQKEHPELVQFDIVTLEVDIEKGMYFDSSIPQGYGVGSSGALVAAIYDKYATDKITVLENLTRDKLLKLKKIFGKMESFFHGESSGLDPLNSYLSIPILINSKDNIEPAGIPSQTENGTGAVFLLDSGSTGETAPMVSIFMENMKQEPFRKMLKNQFVKHTDACVEDFLKGDVKSLFKNVKSLSHVVLDNFKPMIPSKFHKLWKQGIETNDYYLKLCGSGGGGYILGFTEDIEKARKSLKDYNLEVVYTF; this comes from the coding sequence ATGAAAGGACCTTTATTTTATTCGAAAATTTTATTGTTTGGGGAATATGGAATTATAAAAGATTCCAAAGGATTATCAATCCCCTACAATTTTTATAACGGAGCTTTAAAAGTTTCTGCAGAGCCTACAGCAAAAGCAAAAGAATCTAACGAGCACTTAAGGCGTTTTTCCAATTACCTGAACACACTTCAGAAAGAACATCCTGAACTGGTACAGTTTGATATTGTAACTTTAGAAGTAGATATCGAAAAAGGAATGTACTTTGATTCCAGTATTCCTCAAGGTTACGGTGTGGGGAGTAGTGGTGCTCTAGTCGCTGCTATTTATGATAAATATGCTACCGATAAAATTACGGTTTTAGAAAACCTAACCAGGGACAAATTGTTAAAGCTGAAGAAGATTTTTGGAAAAATGGAAAGCTTTTTTCATGGTGAGTCTTCTGGTTTAGATCCTTTAAACAGCTATTTAAGCATCCCTATTTTAATTAATTCCAAAGATAATATTGAGCCGGCTGGAATCCCTTCGCAAACCGAAAACGGTACCGGAGCGGTGTTTTTATTAGATAGTGGTTCTACGGGAGAAACGGCACCTATGGTTTCTATATTTATGGAAAACATGAAGCAGGAGCCGTTTAGGAAAATGCTTAAAAATCAGTTCGTAAAGCATACAGATGCCTGTGTAGAAGATTTCCTAAAAGGAGATGTGAAGTCGCTTTTTAAAAATGTAAAAAGTCTTTCTCACGTAGTTTTAGATAACTTTAAACCTATGATCCCGTCTAAATTCCATAAGCTTTGGAAACAGGGTATCGAAACCAACGATTATTATCTGAAGCTTTGTGGTTCTGGAGGCGGAGGATATATTCTAGGATTTACAGAAGATATCGAGAAAGCCAGAAAGTCCCTAAAAGATTACAATCTGGAGGTGGTATATACCTTCTAA
- a CDS encoding diphosphomevalonate/mevalonate 3,5-bisphosphate decarboxylase family protein — translation MPDKEFVSAPLKNAVESGSVCWEAPSNIALVKYWGKKENQIPANPSISFTLKNCKTTTRLNYVKVSDNSTTSRGIEFDVIFEGVKKESFKPKIVSFFKRILPYCSYLEEFKFEVVSDNSFPHSSGIASSASGMSALALCVMSLEKSLFPETEDDFFYKKASFLARLGSGSACRSVRGDLVVWGQHQEIPLSSDTYGVQYPFKIADVFKDYQDTILLVDKGKKQVSSTVGHDLMHGHAFAAARFQQAHDHLSALIPAFEKGDVKQFIKIVEREALTLHAMMMSSDPYFLLMKPNTLAIINKIWEKREESKIPVCFTLDAGANVHMLYPSQFKEEILEFVKNELVVYCENGHYICDEIGKGSKKL, via the coding sequence ATGCCTGATAAGGAGTTTGTCTCAGCACCTTTGAAAAATGCTGTAGAAAGTGGATCGGTTTGCTGGGAAGCCCCAAGTAATATAGCTCTGGTGAAATATTGGGGGAAAAAGGAAAATCAAATTCCTGCTAATCCCTCTATAAGCTTTACTCTTAAAAATTGTAAAACCACCACCAGATTAAACTATGTTAAAGTTTCTGATAATTCTACTACTTCGAGAGGAATCGAGTTCGATGTTATCTTTGAAGGCGTTAAGAAAGAGAGTTTTAAACCTAAAATAGTCTCTTTTTTTAAACGAATTTTGCCATATTGTTCTTATTTAGAAGAGTTTAAGTTTGAGGTGGTTTCTGATAATTCATTTCCACATAGTAGCGGAATTGCTTCGTCGGCCAGTGGGATGAGTGCGTTAGCACTTTGTGTGATGAGTCTGGAAAAAAGCTTATTCCCTGAAACAGAAGATGATTTCTTTTATAAAAAGGCATCGTTTTTGGCAAGGCTGGGTAGCGGTAGCGCTTGCAGAAGTGTAAGAGGTGATCTTGTAGTTTGGGGACAACATCAGGAAATTCCGTTAAGTAGTGATACTTATGGCGTTCAGTATCCATTTAAAATTGCCGATGTTTTTAAAGATTATCAGGATACCATATTGCTTGTTGATAAGGGTAAAAAACAAGTGAGCAGCACTGTGGGTCATGATCTAATGCACGGGCATGCTTTTGCAGCGGCCAGGTTTCAACAGGCACATGATCATTTAAGTGCTTTGATTCCTGCTTTTGAAAAAGGAGATGTAAAGCAATTTATTAAAATAGTGGAACGTGAAGCACTTACGTTGCATGCTATGATGATGAGCAGTGATCCCTATTTTTTATTGATGAAACCCAATACGCTGGCGATTATTAATAAAATCTGGGAGAAGCGTGAGGAAAGCAAAATTCCGGTTTGTTTCACTTTAGATGCCGGTGCAAACGTGCATATGTTATATCCTTCTCAGTTTAAAGAAGAAATTTTGGAATTTGTTAAGAACGAGTTAGTTGTCTATTGTGAAAATGGACACTATATTTGTGACGAAATTGGAAAAGGATCAAAAAAGTTGTAA
- a CDS encoding TspO/MBR family protein, with product MNSKLLLRSVTATAVCLVFGFLGIIALQNGLDSWYAALQKPWFTPPESLFGPVWTIMYILIGISAGLVWNKGFYHKWVKTALYHFGFILLLNAFWFLFFFGLHEPMIALIAISAVFIVLLITIRWFKVVSVLSAYLLIPYAVWVLFLIVFTFEFWRIN from the coding sequence ATGAATTCTAAGCTGCTTCTACGCAGCGTAACAGCTACCGCTGTTTGTCTGGTTTTTGGCTTTTTGGGAATAATTGCTCTTCAAAACGGACTGGACTCCTGGTATGCTGCGCTGCAAAAACCATGGTTTACACCGCCAGAATCTTTATTTGGGCCGGTTTGGACAATCATGTATATACTAATTGGAATTTCGGCAGGCCTAGTTTGGAACAAAGGCTTTTATCATAAATGGGTTAAAACTGCTCTTTATCATTTTGGGTTTATTTTGCTGCTTAATGCCTTTTGGTTTTTATTTTTCTTTGGATTACATGAACCCATGATCGCATTAATTGCTATAAGCGCGGTTTTTATAGTATTGCTTATTACTATCAGGTGGTTTAAAGTTGTTAGTGTTCTCTCAGCATATCTTCTTATACCTTATGCCGTTTGGGTCCTTTTCCTTATCGTTTTCACTTTTGAATTTTGGCGAATTAACTAA
- a CDS encoding BaiN/RdsA family NAD(P)/FAD-dependent oxidoreductase, whose product MVHYDVLVVGGGAAGFFTAINLANFNPELKIAILERGKTVLSKVKISGGGRCNVTHAEFIPKDLTRNYPRGEKELLGPFHHFMTGDTIGWFAERSVELKTEEDGRMFPVTDSSETIIDCFLSETRRLGIEVLTGQPVKNIWKENEYWCIESIKTNFTCDKLVIATGSNPKMWDILKKLGHKMVNAVPSLFTFNIKDTRIKNLAGISTFAEVKIPNSGLESEGPLLITHWGMSGPGILKLSAWGARELNDCDYQFSIFVNWVPGFNPDTILEGLRSIKKSSAKQKVSKYAQFELPKRLWVKLVTAAAISGDEVWANVSKTQLDQLAFQLTKGEFTVNGKSTFKDEFVTAGGVDLKEIDFKSFRSKKYKSLYLAGEVLNIDALTGGFNFQNAWTGGYMVAKAIAGDIS is encoded by the coding sequence ATGGTGCACTATGATGTATTGGTAGTAGGAGGTGGAGCAGCCGGTTTTTTTACCGCGATTAATCTGGCAAATTTTAATCCCGAATTAAAGATTGCCATTTTAGAGCGGGGCAAAACCGTGTTATCTAAAGTGAAAATTTCAGGAGGAGGGCGCTGTAACGTGACCCATGCCGAATTTATACCGAAAGATTTAACGCGTAATTATCCAAGAGGAGAAAAAGAGCTGCTAGGACCGTTTCATCATTTTATGACAGGCGATACCATTGGCTGGTTTGCAGAACGAAGTGTAGAATTAAAGACCGAGGAAGATGGAAGAATGTTTCCGGTTACTGATAGTTCTGAAACCATTATTGATTGCTTTTTGTCTGAAACCCGGCGCTTGGGAATTGAAGTACTTACCGGACAGCCGGTAAAAAATATTTGGAAAGAAAACGAATACTGGTGTATAGAAAGTATAAAAACTAATTTTACATGCGATAAACTGGTGATTGCAACGGGCAGTAACCCCAAAATGTGGGATATTCTGAAAAAGTTAGGGCATAAGATGGTGAATGCAGTCCCTTCGTTGTTTACTTTTAATATCAAAGATACAAGGATTAAAAATTTGGCTGGTATCTCTACGTTTGCTGAAGTGAAAATCCCAAACTCTGGATTAGAAAGTGAAGGCCCGCTTCTTATCACTCACTGGGGGATGAGCGGTCCGGGAATTTTAAAGCTTTCGGCCTGGGGGGCAAGGGAGTTAAATGACTGTGATTATCAATTTTCGATTTTTGTGAATTGGGTGCCGGGTTTTAATCCAGATACGATTTTAGAAGGATTGCGGAGTATAAAAAAGTCCTCAGCAAAACAAAAAGTATCGAAATATGCACAATTTGAGCTCCCAAAGCGACTTTGGGTAAAATTGGTAACGGCTGCAGCTATTTCAGGAGATGAGGTTTGGGCAAATGTATCAAAGACGCAGTTAGATCAGTTGGCTTTTCAACTTACTAAAGGAGAGTTTACTGTAAATGGGAAAAGTACTTTTAAAGATGAATTTGTAACCGCAGGCGGTGTGGATTTAAAAGAAATCGATTTTAAAAGCTTTCGTAGTAAAAAATATAAAAGCCTTTATTTGGCCGGAGAGGTATTGAATATCGATGCTCTTACTGGTGGATTTAATTTTCAAAATGCATGGACTGGTGGGTATATGGTGGCAAAAGCGATAGCCGGGGATATTAGTTAA
- a CDS encoding glycerophosphodiester phosphodiesterase, with amino-acid sequence MATLKIGHRGAKGHVAENTLESIKKAMLLKVDMIEIDVHLCKTGELVVIHDEELGNTTSGNGVVSDKSLAQIKSFRTREGYQIPTLSEVLELIQDKVILNIELKGEGTAEPVLKCLQKFPESKILISSFSFNELMSLRSLNPEIPVAVLTENDLSMAFLQARHLKAFSIHPYYKMVTRDFIADCHRNDIKVYVWTVNKPEKIKKLKSLDVDGIFSDFPDRL; translated from the coding sequence ATGGCAACTTTAAAAATCGGACATCGTGGCGCAAAAGGCCACGTAGCAGAAAACACACTCGAAAGTATTAAAAAGGCGATGCTGCTTAAAGTCGATATGATCGAGATTGATGTGCATCTTTGCAAAACCGGGGAACTGGTCGTAATTCATGATGAGGAACTTGGTAATACGACTTCAGGAAATGGAGTGGTAAGCGATAAAAGCCTGGCGCAAATTAAATCGTTTAGGACCAGAGAGGGATATCAGATCCCAACCTTATCCGAGGTGTTGGAACTGATTCAGGATAAAGTGATTTTAAATATCGAACTAAAAGGAGAGGGGACGGCCGAGCCGGTTTTAAAATGCCTGCAAAAATTTCCGGAATCAAAAATTCTTATCTCCAGTTTTAGTTTTAACGAATTAATGAGTTTACGTAGTTTGAATCCCGAAATTCCGGTTGCCGTCTTAACCGAAAATGATCTTAGTATGGCATTTTTACAGGCAAGGCATTTAAAAGCTTTTTCTATACATCCTTATTACAAAATGGTGACCAGAGATTTTATCGCAGATTGTCATCGAAACGATATTAAAGTTTATGTTTGGACCGTAAATAAACCAGAGAAGATTAAGAAACTAAAAAGTCTTGATGTGGATGGTATTTTCTCTGATTTTCCAGATCGATTATAA